The proteins below come from a single Anderseniella sp. Alg231-50 genomic window:
- a CDS encoding MFS transporter, which yields MSAIEKNSPRTIATLLVGAGLLLTAVALFQTLLPLRAGIEQFSPALVGYLGTIYATGFVFGCVFGPALVKTVGHIRTFSGVVAIAAAVSLLYPLWPNVFLWLALRFFSGVALAIAYMVIESWLNDQSDNTTRGRVLSIYIIVANVTTMAGQLLVNVASTAGQTLFALVTFLLCLAVVPIALTPTSEPKPIPTARLELKGLLSISPVGTIGCLLVGAVEGAFWTLGPTFGQLRAMSVFEITLLMAAFVLGGTLSQWPLGKLSDHYDRRLVILPVALGTVGTGFLIAFWPLSDLWAILVLATVHGALMVPLYALCLAHANDNVANDKLVQTSGGLLLIYSIGAAIGPTVAAQLIEHTNESGLFVFISAALAVFALFILYRLAFGPAYDRLERSPFAPLPKTSQSVFELEVDDEQ from the coding sequence ATGAGTGCGATTGAAAAGAACTCTCCTCGCACCATTGCGACCCTGCTGGTTGGCGCCGGGCTGCTGCTGACAGCGGTCGCCCTGTTCCAGACACTGCTGCCGCTCAGGGCCGGCATCGAGCAGTTCTCGCCCGCGCTGGTCGGGTATCTCGGCACCATCTATGCCACCGGTTTCGTTTTCGGCTGCGTGTTCGGCCCGGCACTGGTGAAAACCGTCGGGCACATCCGTACATTTTCAGGCGTGGTGGCGATTGCAGCCGCAGTATCCCTGCTCTATCCGCTGTGGCCGAATGTATTCCTGTGGCTGGCATTGCGGTTCTTTTCCGGCGTGGCGCTGGCCATTGCCTACATGGTGATTGAAAGCTGGCTCAATGACCAGTCGGACAACACCACCCGCGGCCGGGTCCTGTCGATCTACATCATCGTCGCCAATGTAACCACGATGGCGGGCCAGTTGCTGGTCAATGTCGCCAGCACCGCCGGGCAGACCCTGTTTGCGCTCGTAACCTTTCTGCTGTGCCTGGCCGTGGTTCCCATTGCGCTGACACCGACCAGCGAACCCAAGCCGATCCCGACCGCCAGGCTGGAACTGAAAGGACTGCTGTCGATATCGCCGGTCGGCACCATCGGCTGTCTGCTGGTGGGGGCCGTCGAAGGCGCGTTCTGGACGCTCGGGCCAACCTTCGGGCAATTGCGCGCCATGAGCGTCTTCGAGATCACCTTGCTGATGGCCGCCTTTGTTCTCGGCGGCACGCTGTCACAGTGGCCGCTGGGCAAGCTGTCGGATCACTACGACCGGCGGCTGGTGATCCTGCCGGTTGCACTGGGAACGGTCGGAACCGGGTTCCTGATAGCCTTCTGGCCGCTGTCCGATCTGTGGGCCATCCTGGTGCTGGCAACCGTGCACGGCGCCCTCATGGTGCCGCTTTATGCCTTGTGCCTGGCGCATGCCAACGACAATGTCGCCAATGACAAGCTGGTGCAGACCAGCGGCGGGCTGCTGCTGATCTACTCGATCGGCGCCGCCATCGGCCCGACCGTCGCGGCGCAGCTGATCGAGCACACCAACGAGAGCGGCTTGTTTGTATTCATATCAGCCGCGCTTGCCGTGTTCGCGCTGTTCATTCTGTACCGGCTGGCGTTTGGCCCCGCCTATGACCGGCTGGAGCGCAGCCCGTTCGCCCCGCTGCCCAAGACATCGCAGTCGGTGTTTGAACTTGAAGTGGACGATGAACAGTAG
- a CDS encoding ABC transporter substrate-binding protein, with the protein MTKTKLLMATLLGATMLASGAAQSKTLVYCSEGSPEGFDPAPFTAGTTFDASSKPLYNRLVEFKRGTSEVMPGLAESWEVSSDGLEYTFKLRKGVKFQTTDFFTPSRDFNADDVVFSFERQLKKDHPWNQYTAGIAWEYFDGMSMPDLLKSVEKVDDNTVKFVLNRPEAPMIANLAMDFASIMSAEYAAKLEADGKKELLNQQPVGTGPFKFVAYQKDAVIRYAAHEGYWAGKQPIDDLVFAITTDASVRQQKLKAGECHVAPYPNPADLADLKADPNLQVMEQEGLNVGYLAYNSLVAPFDKPEVRKALNMAINKQSILDAVFQGAGKEAKNPIPPTMWSYNNAVNDDGYDPDAAKKMLEAAGVKDLKMKIWAMPVQRPYNPNARRMAELIQSDFSKIGVGVEIVSYEWGEYLKLSKAKDRDGAVLLGWTGDNGDPDNFLAVLLGCDAVGGSNRAQWCNKDFEALVQKAKTVSDKAERTKLYEDAQVVFKREAPWATIAHSVVFMPMSKKVSGYVMDPLGGHWFDGVDLAE; encoded by the coding sequence ATGACAAAAACGAAATTACTTATGGCCACTCTGCTCGGCGCCACCATGCTGGCATCAGGAGCGGCTCAGTCAAAAACGCTGGTCTATTGCTCGGAAGGTTCACCGGAGGGTTTTGACCCGGCGCCGTTTACCGCGGGCACAACCTTCGATGCGTCGTCGAAGCCGTTGTATAACCGTCTGGTAGAATTCAAGCGCGGCACATCGGAAGTGATGCCCGGCCTTGCTGAAAGCTGGGAAGTGTCCAGTGACGGGCTCGAGTACACCTTCAAATTGCGCAAGGGCGTCAAGTTCCAGACCACCGACTTCTTCACTCCCAGCCGGGACTTCAATGCTGATGATGTCGTGTTCTCGTTCGAGCGCCAGTTGAAGAAGGATCATCCCTGGAACCAGTATACCGCCGGTATCGCGTGGGAGTATTTTGACGGCATGTCGATGCCTGACCTGCTCAAGTCGGTTGAAAAGGTTGACGACAACACGGTCAAATTCGTGTTGAACCGGCCTGAAGCGCCGATGATCGCCAATCTGGCAATGGATTTCGCCTCCATCATGTCGGCCGAGTATGCGGCCAAGCTGGAAGCTGACGGCAAGAAGGAACTGCTCAACCAGCAGCCTGTCGGCACTGGCCCGTTCAAGTTCGTCGCCTATCAGAAAGACGCCGTCATCCGCTATGCCGCGCATGAAGGATACTGGGCCGGCAAACAGCCGATTGATGACCTGGTGTTCGCCATCACAACCGATGCGTCGGTGCGCCAGCAGAAACTGAAAGCCGGAGAGTGCCATGTGGCACCTTATCCGAACCCGGCGGACCTGGCCGACCTCAAGGCAGACCCGAACCTGCAGGTAATGGAACAGGAAGGCCTCAATGTGGGCTATCTTGCCTACAACTCCCTGGTCGCCCCGTTCGACAAGCCGGAAGTGCGCAAGGCGCTGAACATGGCGATCAACAAGCAGTCGATTCTGGATGCGGTGTTCCAGGGCGCCGGCAAGGAAGCCAAGAACCCGATTCCGCCGACCATGTGGTCCTACAACAATGCGGTAAACGACGACGGCTACGACCCGGACGCCGCCAAGAAGATGCTGGAAGCAGCCGGCGTCAAGGACCTGAAGATGAAGATCTGGGCGATGCCGGTTCAACGCCCCTACAATCCCAACGCCCGGCGCATGGCTGAACTGATCCAGTCTGACTTCTCCAAGATCGGGGTCGGGGTCGAGATCGTATCTTATGAGTGGGGTGAGTATCTCAAGCTCTCCAAGGCAAAGGACCGTGACGGTGCGGTGCTGTTGGGCTGGACCGGTGACAATGGCGATCCGGACAACTTCCTGGCCGTGCTGCTCGGATGTGACGCCGTTGGCGGCTCAAACCGCGCGCAATGGTGCAACAAGGACTTTGAAGCCCTGGTCCAGAAAGCCAAGACCGTGTCGGACAAGGCTGAGCGCACCAAGCTTTATGAAGACGCACAGGTTGTGTTCAAGCGTGAAGCACCGTGGGCAACCATTGCCCATTCAGTGGTGTTCATGCCGATGTCGAAAAAGGTTTCAGGCTATGTGATGGACCCGCTGGGTGGTCACTGGTTCGACGGCGTGGACCTCGCCGAATAA
- a CDS encoding ABC transporter permease subunit yields the protein MFQFLIRRIGLIIPTFIGVTIAAFAFIRVLPGDPVLLMAGERGVSPERHAALMKQFGFDRPIYEQYFDYFFSALQGDLGNSLVTKKPVWDEFFTLFPATLELSLCAIIFAVFIGVPAGIYAATRRGSWPDQTIMGTALVGYSMPIFWWGLLLIILFSGTLGWTPVSGRISLLYFFKPVTGFMLIDSLLSGQKGAFSSALSHLILPTIVLGTIPLAVVARQTRSAMLEVLSEDYVRTARAKGLSPVRVVGVHALRNAMIPVITTIGLQVGVLLAGAILTETIFSWPGIGKWMVDSIFRRDYPSVQGGLLMIAVIVMTVNLLVDLLYGLVNPRIRHVR from the coding sequence ATGTTTCAATTTCTTATCCGGCGCATCGGATTGATCATCCCGACGTTCATCGGGGTAACCATTGCCGCGTTCGCCTTTATCAGGGTGTTGCCCGGCGACCCGGTGTTGCTGATGGCGGGCGAGCGCGGGGTATCACCTGAGCGCCACGCTGCACTGATGAAGCAATTCGGTTTCGACCGGCCGATCTACGAACAGTATTTCGACTACTTTTTTTCTGCGCTGCAGGGGGACCTGGGCAATTCGCTGGTGACCAAGAAACCGGTGTGGGACGAGTTTTTCACCCTGTTTCCGGCCACCCTGGAACTGTCGCTGTGCGCCATCATATTTGCCGTATTCATTGGGGTGCCAGCCGGTATTTACGCAGCCACGAGGCGCGGATCATGGCCGGACCAGACCATTATGGGAACCGCGCTGGTCGGCTATTCAATGCCGATATTCTGGTGGGGACTGTTGCTGATCATCCTGTTCTCCGGCACCCTGGGCTGGACGCCCGTGTCAGGGCGCATATCGCTGCTTTACTTCTTCAAACCGGTCACCGGCTTCATGCTGATCGACAGCCTGTTGTCCGGCCAGAAGGGCGCCTTCTCGTCTGCGCTGTCTCATCTCATTCTCCCGACCATCGTGCTGGGCACCATCCCGCTGGCCGTTGTGGCGCGTCAGACCCGGTCTGCCATGCTGGAAGTCTTGAGTGAGGATTACGTGCGCACGGCGCGGGCCAAGGGCCTGTCACCGGTGCGCGTGGTCGGCGTTCACGCCTTGCGCAATGCGATGATCCCGGTGATCACGACCATTGGCCTGCAGGTCGGCGTGTTACTTGCCGGCGCCATACTGACGGAAACCATTTTTTCGTGGCCGGGTATCGGCAAGTGGATGGTGGACAGCATTTTCCGGCGCGACTATCCGTCGGTTCAGGGCGGTCTCCTGATGATTGCCGTTATCGTGATGACGGTGAACCTTCTGGTCGACCTGTTGTACGGGCTGGTCAATCCGCGTATCCGGCATGTGAGGTGA